The nucleotide window TAGCTGAAACCCCAGGCAATCGGCTGTAAGAAAAATCGCATCGTCAGAGGAGGTTTCGCAAAGTCAAAACGCGGAAATTCAGATTGTTTCATCTTATCTGTCCTGTCCTTTGAATTTTTTTTATTATAACCTGTTTCCTCCTTTCTGTCCATTGCAAATTTCCGAATCGCTCCGCGAATGTGGCAAACCAGAGTTTTCCGTCGGTCTGTCCGTCGCCGCCAGGCACCGTTCCTAAAACAAGCAAATACCGAGGCGGCGGACTGTCACCTCCGCCGTTTCTTTGATACCAAGCCAATCCGTCCGGAACTTTTACCGGATCCCGGCTGCAAAAAACACTCTGACAGCGGTCAATCTTGCTGGCGGGCCCGGCTGTTCCGGCCTGCCAGGCGGTTGCGTAAGCATCTGTTCAGGTTTTTTTTACTTGCCAACCGCCAAAAGCGGCAAGGGCAGGTCGAAGCCGGCTTACCCCTGCCGTTTTGCACTTATTTGGCGTGGCGCAGAACCATGCCGGCTTTTGCACCGGTATGAACGCCGTCGCGCACACTGAGCACCCCGTTCACCCAAACCGCTGCAACGCCGGTGGCATATTGGCGGGGGTTGAGATAATCGGCGGGAGCGCCGACGGTATCCGGATCAAATAAAACCAGATCAGCCCGATAGCCCGGTCGAATCAGGCCGCGGTCCTTCAACTGCAGACGTGCCGCCTGGGCGGAACTCAGCTTGCGGACGCCTTCTTCCAGACTGAATAATTTTTTCTCCCGCACATATTTGCCGAGGATACCGGCAAAGCTGCCGAATGCCCGCGGATGCGGCTTGCCGGGACCGGGTTCGCCGCTGACAGCGCCGGTATCGGATCCGACCATCTGCAAAGGATGGCAAAGAATACGTTCCAGATCTTCTTCGCCGATGGCAAAATAAACGATACTGACGCGTTCACCCTGATTGCGGATGATCAGATCGCAGCAGGTATCCCAGGCATCCCGCCCTTGTTCCGCTGCAATTTCCGCAATCATCTTACCTTCCAGATTGGTATCCGGCGGAAAGCCGGTGATCATAATCTGATCCCAACCTACCCCTTTATAAATACTGATCCAGTCGCCTAAACCATGCTCATTGGTGATGTCGGCCAGCATCCTCGCTTTTTCAGCCGGATCTTGCAGACGTTCCACCATTTTGGCTTTGCCGCCAATGGAAGCCCAGGGTGGCAGTACGGTATCCAGGCCGCAGGCAGCCGCCGTATAAGGATATTGATCGAAGCTGACATCGATGCCTTCTTTGCGGGCAGTTTCGAGCAGCGCCAGGATTTCACTCGATTTGCCCCACATATGTCGCCCCATCGCTTTCAGGTGGGAAATCTGGACTTTGATCCCGGCGCGGCGGCCGATTGCCAGGGCTTCCTGCACGGCTTCGATCACCGTGTCGTTTTCACCGCGGATATGGGTAAAATAGATGCCGTTGTATTTGGCAGCGACCTTGGCCAGTTCCACAATTTCGTCGGTGGCGGCATAGAGGCCGGGAGCATAAATCAAACCGGTGGACAGACCGGCAGCCCCTTCCCGCATTGATTGATGCACCAACTGTTTCATCTGTTCCAACTGCGCTGCATTTGCCGGACCGGCATCATAATTCATCACGATTTGGCGCAGGTTCCCCTGACCCAAAACAAAGACAACATTCTGACTGATCCCACGTTTTTCCAACTCTGCCAGATACTCGGCTGTGCCGGTTCCCATGAAAGGTTCTGTCTGGGGTGACAGGCGCAGCTGCAGCTCCTTTTGCTGCACAGCCATTGCCCTGCTGCGGGGGACGAGCGATCCGCCGCATTGTCCCAACACTTCGGTGGTTACCCCTTGCTGGAGATGGGATTGACCGCGATAATCGGTCAAGAGAGTGGTATCGGAATGCGTATGGATGTCAATAAAACCAGGCGCCAGGGCTTTGCCCTGCGCATCGATTACTGCTTTGGCAGCAACCCCGCTCAAGTCGCCGATTTGCCGAAGCAGGCCGTCTTTGACTGCCACGTCAGCCGGATAGGAAGCGAAACCGGTCCCGTCGATCACACGGGCATTGCGGATCAGTAAATCCAACATCAAGGCGCCTCCCGTCTATTTTTTCAGGAAATCCAGTGCCGTTTGGCTCAGGACTGCCATTCCGATGGCGATACAATCTTCGTCAATGTTAAAATTCGGATGATGCCCCGGGAAACTGCAATTTTTCCCGGCATTTTCCGCGCCGAGGCTGATCATCATACCGGGTGCTGCCTGCGTGAAGTAGCAGAAATCTTCTCCTCCCATGGAAGGACGTTTTTTAATAATGACATTCTCTTTGCCTAAAACGTCAATACAAGCCCGCTGCGCCAGGCTGATCATGGCGGGATCATTGATCACCGAAGGAATTCCTTCCGGAATATCGATTTCGTATGTGCAGCGATACGCGGCGCAAATCCCGGCAACAATGCGTTCAATCTGTCCGGGAACCGCATTTCTGACATTCGGTTCCAAAGTGCGAATCGTTCCGGTCATTTCCACCCGGTCGGCAATCACATTACCGCGATAACCACCCTGAATGGTACCGATCGTAATCACGATGGAATCGAGCGGATCTACTTCCCGGCTGGCAATGCTCTGCAGGGCGGTGATTACCTGAGCAGCTGCGACTATGG belongs to Negativicutes bacterium and includes:
- a CDS encoding D-aminoacylase — protein: MLDLLIRNARVIDGTGFASYPADVAVKDGLLRQIGDLSGVAAKAVIDAQGKALAPGFIDIHTHSDTTLLTDYRGQSHLQQGVTTEVLGQCGGSLVPRSRAMAVQQKELQLRLSPQTEPFMGTGTAEYLAELEKRGISQNVVFVLGQGNLRQIVMNYDAGPANAAQLEQMKQLVHQSMREGAAGLSTGLIYAPGLYAATDEIVELAKVAAKYNGIYFTHIRGENDTVIEAVQEALAIGRRAGIKVQISHLKAMGRHMWGKSSEILALLETARKEGIDVSFDQYPYTAAACGLDTVLPPWASIGGKAKMVERLQDPAEKARMLADITNEHGLGDWISIYKGVGWDQIMITGFPPDTNLEGKMIAEIAAEQGRDAWDTCCDLIIRNQGERVSIVYFAIGEEDLERILCHPLQMVGSDTGAVSGEPGPGKPHPRAFGSFAGILGKYVREKKLFSLEEGVRKLSSAQAARLQLKDRGLIRPGYRADLVLFDPDTVGAPADYLNPRQYATGVAAVWVNGVLSVRDGVHTGAKAGMVLRHAK